In Nerophis lumbriciformis linkage group LG04, RoL_Nlum_v2.1, whole genome shotgun sequence, a single window of DNA contains:
- the LOC133596029 gene encoding delayed-rectifier potassium channel regulatory subunit KCNS2-like isoform X1, translating into MGPAADMTGQVLREPGDAAIRINVGGFKKRLHSDTLSRFPETRLARLLLCQSKESILELCDDYDDTEKEFYFDRNPALFPYVLNFYNTGRLHVMAELCIFSFSQEIEYWGINEFFIDSCCSGAYHCRKMDQDRAESDDRSDEGSTTSSFDELMEFYNDATKFDKQPLGSTRRRVWLMLDNPGYSGSSRIISILSILVVLGSIATMCMNSMSEFSLVDSEGQTTEDPRFEIVEHFGIAWFTLELVARFAVAPDLVHFFEHPLNVIDLVSILPFYLTLVVNLVVESSPALANLGRVAQVLRLMRIFRILKLARHSTGLRSLGATLRNSYKEVGLLLLYLAVGVSFFSVMAYTVENEDSEDLSTIPACWWWATVSMTTVGYGDVVPLSLAGKLTASACILAGILVVVLPITLIFNKFSLFYKRQKQLEIAMRSCDFDEGIKEVPSVNLRNYYAHKVKSLMASLSNMSRSSPSEHSLNESIH; encoded by the coding sequence ATATGACAGGTCAAGTCCTGAGGGAACCTGGTGACGCCGCCATTCGTATCAACGTGGGAGGCTTCAAGAAGCGTCTCCACTCAGACACACTCTCCAGGTTCCCGGAGACAAGGCTGGCGCGTCTCCTCCTGTGCCAGTCGAAGGAGTCCATACTGGAGCTGTGCGATGACTACGACGACACAGAGAAGGAGTTCTACTTCGATAGGAACCCCGCACTTTTCCCCTACGTGTTGAATTTCTACAACACGGGTCGGCTGCACGTTATGGCTGAGTTGTGCATCTTCTCTTTCAGCCAGGAGATCGAGTACTGGGGTATTAATGAGTTCTTTATTGACTCCTGCTGCAGCGGCGCTTATCACTGTAGGAAAATGGACCAGGACAGAGCGGAGTCGGACGACAGGAGCGATGAAGGTAGCACCACTTCGTCATTCGACGAGCTTATGGAGTTTTACAATGACGCCACTAAATTCGACAAGCAGCCGCTGGGGAGCACGCGCAGGCGTGTCTGGCTAATGCTGGACAACCCGGGCTACTCCGGGTCCAGCCGCATCATCAGCATCCTCTCCATCCTGGTGGTGCTCGGCTCCATCGCCACTATGTGTATGAACAGCATGAGCGAGTTCAGTCTGGTGGACAGCGAGGGGCAAACCACAGAAGACCCCCGCTTTGAGATAGTGGAACACTTTGGCATCGCTTGGTTCACCTTGGAGCTTGTGGCCAGGTTCGCCGTAGCGCCGGACCTGGTGCACTTTTTCGAGCACCCTTTAAATGTTATCGACTTAGTGTCCATACTTCCCTTTTACCTGACGCTTGTCGTTAATCTTGTAGTGGAGAGCAGCCCCGCACTCGCCAACCTGGGCCGCGTGGCGCAAGTGCTTAGACTCATGCGGATTTTCCGGATCCTGAAGCTGGCACGCCATTCCACCGGGCTGCGTTCTCTGGGGGCCACCTTGAGGAACAGCTACAAGGAGGTGGGCCTACTGCTTCTTTATTTGGCAGTGGGGGTGTCTTTTTTCTCCGTCATGGCCTACACAGTTGAGAACGAAGACAGCGAGGATCTGTCCACCATCCCAGCGTGCTGGTGGTGGGCCACGGTCAGCATGACAACAGTAGGATATGGAGACGTGGTGCCCTTATCTTTAGCGGGAAAGCTGACAGCCTCAGCTTGCATCCTGGCGGGGATCTTAGTAGTAGTGCTTCCCATCACGCTCATTTTCAATAAATTCTCCCTCTTTTACAAGAGGCAAAAACAGTTGGAGATCGCGATGCGAAGCTGCGATTTTGACGAGGGCATAAAAGAGGTGCCCTCGGTCAACCTGAGGAACTATTACGCACACAAAGTTAAGTCTCTCATGGCAAGTCTGTCAAACATGAGTCGGAGTTCACCCAGTGAACACAGTCTGAACGAGTCGATACACTGA
- the LOC133596029 gene encoding delayed-rectifier potassium channel regulatory subunit KCNS2-like isoform X2, producing the protein MTGQVLREPGDAAIRINVGGFKKRLHSDTLSRFPETRLARLLLCQSKESILELCDDYDDTEKEFYFDRNPALFPYVLNFYNTGRLHVMAELCIFSFSQEIEYWGINEFFIDSCCSGAYHCRKMDQDRAESDDRSDEGSTTSSFDELMEFYNDATKFDKQPLGSTRRRVWLMLDNPGYSGSSRIISILSILVVLGSIATMCMNSMSEFSLVDSEGQTTEDPRFEIVEHFGIAWFTLELVARFAVAPDLVHFFEHPLNVIDLVSILPFYLTLVVNLVVESSPALANLGRVAQVLRLMRIFRILKLARHSTGLRSLGATLRNSYKEVGLLLLYLAVGVSFFSVMAYTVENEDSEDLSTIPACWWWATVSMTTVGYGDVVPLSLAGKLTASACILAGILVVVLPITLIFNKFSLFYKRQKQLEIAMRSCDFDEGIKEVPSVNLRNYYAHKVKSLMASLSNMSRSSPSEHSLNESIH; encoded by the coding sequence ATGACAGGTCAAGTCCTGAGGGAACCTGGTGACGCCGCCATTCGTATCAACGTGGGAGGCTTCAAGAAGCGTCTCCACTCAGACACACTCTCCAGGTTCCCGGAGACAAGGCTGGCGCGTCTCCTCCTGTGCCAGTCGAAGGAGTCCATACTGGAGCTGTGCGATGACTACGACGACACAGAGAAGGAGTTCTACTTCGATAGGAACCCCGCACTTTTCCCCTACGTGTTGAATTTCTACAACACGGGTCGGCTGCACGTTATGGCTGAGTTGTGCATCTTCTCTTTCAGCCAGGAGATCGAGTACTGGGGTATTAATGAGTTCTTTATTGACTCCTGCTGCAGCGGCGCTTATCACTGTAGGAAAATGGACCAGGACAGAGCGGAGTCGGACGACAGGAGCGATGAAGGTAGCACCACTTCGTCATTCGACGAGCTTATGGAGTTTTACAATGACGCCACTAAATTCGACAAGCAGCCGCTGGGGAGCACGCGCAGGCGTGTCTGGCTAATGCTGGACAACCCGGGCTACTCCGGGTCCAGCCGCATCATCAGCATCCTCTCCATCCTGGTGGTGCTCGGCTCCATCGCCACTATGTGTATGAACAGCATGAGCGAGTTCAGTCTGGTGGACAGCGAGGGGCAAACCACAGAAGACCCCCGCTTTGAGATAGTGGAACACTTTGGCATCGCTTGGTTCACCTTGGAGCTTGTGGCCAGGTTCGCCGTAGCGCCGGACCTGGTGCACTTTTTCGAGCACCCTTTAAATGTTATCGACTTAGTGTCCATACTTCCCTTTTACCTGACGCTTGTCGTTAATCTTGTAGTGGAGAGCAGCCCCGCACTCGCCAACCTGGGCCGCGTGGCGCAAGTGCTTAGACTCATGCGGATTTTCCGGATCCTGAAGCTGGCACGCCATTCCACCGGGCTGCGTTCTCTGGGGGCCACCTTGAGGAACAGCTACAAGGAGGTGGGCCTACTGCTTCTTTATTTGGCAGTGGGGGTGTCTTTTTTCTCCGTCATGGCCTACACAGTTGAGAACGAAGACAGCGAGGATCTGTCCACCATCCCAGCGTGCTGGTGGTGGGCCACGGTCAGCATGACAACAGTAGGATATGGAGACGTGGTGCCCTTATCTTTAGCGGGAAAGCTGACAGCCTCAGCTTGCATCCTGGCGGGGATCTTAGTAGTAGTGCTTCCCATCACGCTCATTTTCAATAAATTCTCCCTCTTTTACAAGAGGCAAAAACAGTTGGAGATCGCGATGCGAAGCTGCGATTTTGACGAGGGCATAAAAGAGGTGCCCTCGGTCAACCTGAGGAACTATTACGCACACAAAGTTAAGTCTCTCATGGCAAGTCTGTCAAACATGAGTCGGAGTTCACCCAGTGAACACAGTCTGAACGAGTCGATACACTGA